A window of Rosa rugosa chromosome 7, drRosRugo1.1, whole genome shotgun sequence genomic DNA:
AAGAAAGCAGCGAATCTTGAAGTAGAAATGGTGCAAATCTTCAAGTCACCGAATCAGCCCACAAATCTAACTCAAATTCCAAGAAATTGAAACCAAAGACGAATCACAAGTTGAAAAAGAAAGGGGGACGAATCACAGCCTACCTGATTTCCAGTCTGCAACCTTCATTCTTCAATCCACGACAGCTTCAATCCAAATATCCAATACAACATACGAAATTGAATTTCACATCAATCCTTAACCCTATAAATTGCCCCAAATTGGAttgattcaattaaacaaaattgaacttacaaaattaaacaaaattgaacttGATCAGTTCATCAGTTGATCTCTGACTCTCTGAGAGAAGTGGAGAAGGGAGAACCGGCTGAGCCACAGGCGGCGAGAGGAGGAGGAAGTGGGAGAGAGTGAGACTGTGAGAGACGATTCTCCAGTTGACCAGTTCGAAACTTCGAATAGGCCGTAGACCCGTAGTCGATGAGTGGACTAGTGGAGTCGGGAGAGCCGGCTGAGCCGCAGGCGGCGAGAGGAGGAGGAAGTGGGAGAGAGTGACTGAGTGAGACTGTGACTctgtgagagagtgagagacgatAGAAAATTCACTGGAGATGACCCGTAGTCGATGAGTGGAGTGGGGAGTTAGTTCAGGTCGGCTACTGAGGGCTTCTATTGTCTGGACAAAccccaattaaaaaaaaaaatgcatacatctaatttctttttttgactTCAAAATCTCGGACGGGCTCGTCCTAGTCTGTGCATGGATCCGCCAGTGGTTGTAattgtacttatatatatatattagagaaTTGATCGATATTCATATCTTGAGGATTATTTTTTACTATGAGGAACTAACTACAGCGTAGAAAGAGCTATTATGCAACTTAAACTAGATTAGAGTAATAGCTAGATACATATATAGTTTCCCTTACCTCGATCATACCATTGGTTTAATTAAGGATTCATCGCACAAGGTCGAATTGAAGGTCATATACAGAATGCATCTTTTTAATTACAGTCATTTGAAGTTTTCAGTTTTACAAGAAATCAAGGCATGTATATGCACGTGGTTTGAATGTTTGATTCGTAACATAAGCTTTCTCTGACTATAATTACTTGCTTAGTTCTGACATcttaataaagaaaagaacaggGCGGCCTTAATCAAATGGTGTGCATGCATGTGGATGTGCTTAGTTACCTATGTCTAGCCCATTTTCATTTATCGAGCTTAGCAACGTGAATTCTATAAGAACAGATTTTCATTTAACGTACATTGCCATTTTCCAAGACAGCTGAAATTGAAAGGAAGAAGGGGATCTAAAGGAGATATTCCAATAATATTATATATGCTGATAAGTGGTTATGCATATAATAACAGAAACATCAATGACTAATGGTCTAGAATGGCGTACGTTGTCAATTCCGAACCAGTCTAGCATAACTGCAAATATTAGTCGTTCTAAGGAGGCGAGGATGAAGCCACTTTGGTTGGTAATGAAAACATGATAATAAAACAACAAATTATACAGGTACATGCCATTGGGTCAATTCTTTATGATAGACGTGTACATGCCATTATATGCATGTGTGTTGGACAGAAATATGTTGAAAGTCTTGATCAATAGTGAACTCTTCCTTAGGTTTAATATATTTAAATTTACGGAAATTTTTGATATGTTGAAGTCTTAACTAATTAATAGTAAATCTTGCGTTATATTATGAATTAAAAATGATCGAGAAAATCAACGCACATGCCTCAAATCTCTCATCAAGAACTCTTGCATGTTTTACAGTTTGAAAAGAGTAAAAAACGGTATGAGGAGTATGAGAGATGAACGTTAGGGCAAAACCGCAGCGCCATGCCTGAAGAGTGATATACAGGAGATAGGAATATAAGATCCATCATTTAGTTCCGGTTATTTTCTCTTCAGTTAGTTTATAAAtgcacattaaaaaaaaaattaatgtatATATACAAAGACCATGAACATAATTTGCATATTTTCAccgttatattttttttaagtaaattattcaaagataaaaaattaataataatctAACTGCAAATAGTGACTAATCTAACGATTAAATTAACAATCACGTAAATAATAATTAACCGAATTAGCTTATTATTTAAGAGCATGCTATAAACAATGACTATTCTAACAATTTCCTACACCCGAAACATtataaaaattttcaaaatatcaACATTATACTTTGCATATTCCTCTTTGTGGAGTAGATCGAAGAGTGCTGAATTTTTATCTCTATTGCCGGCTTCTCAAACAaatgaaaattatgaaataaataactaaatgaaataaataaatattcaaAGCAGGCGTCGGGGCACGTGTGAACATGTGAGTGTATGGTTAAGCCGACCGTTGATCTGTAGACGTGCAGATCATGAATATATACGTACGCATGCAAACTGGTCCTGCCCCAAAAGATTCTGTTTCTCTTTCTGGACCCGTGACTGGGACTGTGATAAGTCAGTCACCTCTGGACCCAAAAGCCTCTGATAAGTCGTCGTTCTGTATTTGACTTTTAACGGTGAAGAGTAGTttaggctctctctctctctctctctctctagccaATGACCATGTGACTGCCACCTATGCATCTCAGTTTTCTCCCCTATAACTAATTCAGTTGTCCATCTTACTACTTCTCCAGGTTAATATACAACTTGATACTCAAGATTCAAGAAGAAGATAATTACAAGATATATTGGCTGGGGATTGGGGAAGTTCTTCAAAGTTTCTCTCAACCATATCTAGCCTGGCCAAGTTTGGCTACTCTCTCACCGCCGCCGGAAAATGCACTTGAACGAGAGACCTCCCCCGAGATGTTCTAAAATTTATGTAACTTAATTTGGCACTTTCAGTGGCGTTAAGGGCATATCTTTTTAGTTTGTGttagtttttttgtttcttttttatttcttctcgTATAAGATAAAGAAAATTTCCACCAGGTTAATTAGTTTCCTTGCTTATTTTTCTTCTAGAATTATTTGCATGCATATGCAGACGAACACTCTGTCTTGGAAGAAAGGCAAAACCACCAAAAGAACCAAAAATGCATCACAAGGGCCTTACATGTGTTTTCTGTTAGTTAATGCAAGCAACGCAAAGCATCAACAATTAAAACGTTGTGCGCCCCTGGTATTTGCATTCCTTTCTGGTTATTATTATACGTACTGCATATATATAATACACGTACGCCACAACATAATCGAGTAGCATTTTGCTTTTAGTATAAGAAAGCTAAAACGGAACGTTATTGGACCCTACCCCACTTTTAAACCTAAGATGCTCGATCATAcagaaaatttatatatatggtTGAAGAACTAGAaggaggatatatatatatacctaccAGCATGCGTTTCCAACAGCCACAACAGAGTCCTACTCATGTCACAGTGGAATATGATTGTAAGTACATTATGGATAATGAATGTATGATTCAATTTGGTTATGGTCAACATCTTATTTTCGGCAAATATCTTCTACTCAGTGAATAGATTGAATTTAGAATCAGTGAATCATCTATATCTGATATCATCTAATCTCTGTTCATGATCCGACTAATTATTCCTTCCAAAGCTAATCTGTTGCTTCAGGCAGTTCCTTCTGGGGCAGGTTTAAGTGATCAAATCAAAATATCCAATGATGTTTATGTCACCATATATATAATAACCCCCAACCAAATTAAACAGCACGCCAAGAAATTAattaatgctcaaaatataagtGGACAACCTTTACTAATTACCTGCTTAATTAATCTGTAGCATCACTGTGTCGGTgataaaagacaaaagaaagaaaacggaCTCAATTAGGTCAATCCTTCGAGTGATTCTTACATACATGCAGCAGTTGTGATATGTAGGTGTACAACCTCCTTTTCACAAGGCCGGTGGCCGGTGTACACAAAGTTTTGTTCGATCATTAGCATTGTAATTATCTTAATGTAATGTCTTTATCAAATGGGACAATTGTTAATGAGGCTGTCCTGTTGTCCTTTTGAATACTTCAATTTCCAGAAAAACCAGATGAAAGCAGATTGGATATGTTGGTCTGTCGACTTCTAAATATATGGTTATGGTTTTTTCCTTTCCCTTTGTTTCTCCGAGTACCTGCCACCCAATTGAGGGGCTAAGGTAAATGTCTATATCAAAAACCAATCTGTTTGTAGTTATTCTTGACCTACACCCACCTTCATAATGGTGTTCGATTTGGTCCACAATGTCTTCCACATTAAGGCCGGGACACCCACCACAATCTCAATAGAGACATATAGGAGGGGGGATGCAATATAGTTTATGTCATGTGGTGCTTATGAAGTTTTGTACAAAAAGAATAGAGTGATATGACATTGTGACTTGAGAATATGACGTCTATATGTCGCGAGTTCGGCAAGTTTGGTCAAGTTTAGCTGGCTTTGATTTTTTGATTCCTTATGGTGTAAGCAATATATCGCCAAATTCGAATTTCACAGAAGGATATTCGAGTGTCGACTCTAATTTCTAATTCTCATGTTTTTTCCAGAAGGAACTTCAGAATATATAAACATAAACCAACTGGATTCGCATTGCAACAATTACATGCAATGAGCAACCCGTGTTTAAAACCATGTGAACGTGCTTATTACTCAAAAGTGGAAATGATTCTTTCAAATGGTTGCGAATCATATTCTTTAGAAGTAAATCGAGGTCTGGGGAGAGATTCCGATTGTTGAGGCGTCCTAGCTCTTAGATGAATTATCTTCTGTAGTTTCAACGAAGTTAGGCTTATACTCGGGATTAAAAACTGACCCGAGTTGTAACCTTATTAGTTACTACATTATACGAATAAATCCCAGGTATTCATTTCTAGAACAACCTTCCAACAAACAAGCGCCTGTCGGCAAAGGATTTTCTTATATAATATTGTAGGACAActttttccgaggattttcttGAAAACTGGCTTTTTTAAATAATATTAGTTGAGAAACTTTTGCCGACGAAAATGGCGTCGGCTAAATAGAATGTTATTCCCCGAAGCCCGAAGGATACCAAAAAGGCAAAAACTCCCAAGGTTTAAAAGTAGTTTTGCTTATTGACTAGATATATAACTATGCTTATTGCACATCTGTAGGAATGATTATTCCAAAATATGAGAATGGTTTTGCCTAAAAACACAGAGTCGCTTTGCCTTAACATCTTCTAGATATATGAAAATCAGGTCTGGCATGGTTTGTATGTAAGCATCACTGTTCGGGCTTTACCATCTTTTCTCCTTTATACACACTAGAAAGCAAATCTTGAGAGATCATTTTCTGATTCCAGTAGAAAATTcattcacattcacattcacaatggaatcagaaaattcattcacATTCACAATATGCTAGCACTAATTAAGGTCAAATATCAAGCTTTGGATTGAAATGGAATAACTTGTAAAACCCCATAAACAAACGACAAGTTGCCAGTTAACACTCATTCCACTATCACAAACTGAACTTTATGCCTCCAATTGAATCAGAAGAAACCAGGAGACAAAAGACGACATAGAATATCAGATCCCCCAAATGGGAAGATGACCAGCAAGCAAAAAGTTCTGCTGTGATTCTCCTTATGCTCTAACAAAAGACCAAGTAAAAAAGGAGAACTTAACACGGTAAGAGAATTGCTTTTGTTAACAAAAAGACTTGGAAGTTTCATTCCAACTCCATCGACTGTTTTGACATTTTTCTTGGTCGTAGACTGACTAATAATTTATCGCAGCAATCAAGCAGCTACTATAGTACAAGGGGAAGAGGAGGCTTCTACCTTCACACCCACTTTATATCAAGAACAATCTTTTCCATTAGTTTCTAATGATTTTTCCTCCCCAATTATACAATTTAAACAGATTACAGTGCAATTGAATTAgacctcctcttcctcaatGGATACCTTGATGTGCTCATGACAAACTGCAGTACAGCACCTTCCTTAGCCGCCAAATCAGACACCTCACCTCTGCATCAAGGACTGAAAGCGAAAGGAAAACAAAGAAGAGGTTTTTTGAATGAAAACACTGTATCACAACCACATTAAATTACAAAACACAGATACTATCCATGATGACATGAACTCCACAAAGGGAAAGGCATCTACAAGAATGGCTCAAAAAGGCTAAAAGTACATGTTTTCATATTCAATTTACATTAACAGAGTAACAAATTAAGGATTCATGTCAATTATGTTGTACCCAAGGAAAGAAAATGAATAAAGAGTTTATCCTTTTGATTTTCTTGCTAGATGCTTATTCTGCCATAATCATCCAAGGAAATTATCATAAATTATTTCATTGGTTGCAGGTGAATGATATCCTTTGTTCCAGCCATAtatcataaatttttttttggatcctTTTTTATTCCTAAAGAAAATGAATCAGAAGACCAACTGACTGTAATGCACCTTATAAAAAACATATAGTTTTCAACAGAAAATGATGTTTCATGGGTACAAGATTCTGCAACTTACCAGAAGGAAGTTTGTTTTAATGGAAGAATGTAGCAATTAAATCCATATTCAGTGATGATCAGAGTGGTTATTCCATAGAAAAATGAAgtagaagaaacaaaaattacTTTGAGAAAAAATTTATATTGAGCATTGAGGCCTTACTGGTGAAACCTCCTGCAGCCCATTTCTATGAAATGTCCAAAATACTAGACCGGATTTTAGATAAACCAATTTCAAAAGCATAAAAAGCATAGAAACAATATGAGAACTTTAAAGGTTTGAAAGCAAACAAGTATCTACATCAGTCGGTCAGACCAAATGATTAGACCCAGACATATTGTAGAAAGCAAAAGCATGTCTTCCCACATGTAATCTAAGAAAAATAGAAGGAAGAACATGACTCTAGTGCACGTCAAACTTCTTCCTGATACACACCCTAATAATTCTGAcactgaaaaagaagaagcaagcTAAAAGCCTAAAACCATCAGACACTAATATGATGACAATAACAAACGAGTGGAATATTATAGCTTAAACATCCATTGTACCATTAAAAGCTTCCTTCACCAAACTTAATTTCATTTCTGCTTTGGTGAGAGGTTGCATTTACCTTGACTCCTGCTGGAGTATTGCTAGGCTTAGCTGTAGTTGTGCTCCCAAAAACACCAGTAGAAGAATTTCCAGGCTTAGCTGTAGTTAGGCTACCCAAGTTAAACTTCGCTTTCTTGTCTGCAGGTTTTAATATTTGGAAAGAGCACATTAATGTGTCATCCACACTCATCATGGCACCAGCATTATCGAATTCCCCACAATAATTAGGTGCTGAAAATATTGTCACAAGTTGGCGGTTGGCAAATAACTCGTACCCATCCTCCACAACCTGCCAATAGTAGAGTGAAAGAACATAACTATTTATATGTGGGCATGGAAAACAATTGAAAATCCATATCTTCAATAGTCCTTGTAAGACTCTAGAAAGAACTACACTAGAAACCCAATATCACCATAAGAATCCTGACATGATGATGTTTGGCTCCCAGAAGTGTGTTCTCTACAGTCCTGCAAGTGTAAAGAGGATATGAACACAACCCAgaaaacttcaatcaataaaaaCCTGGTGAGCACGACAAACGAGATCCAAATCATGCTTCTCAAGAAACTCCGTCACTGTATCAGGACCAAATGTGTAGGACACTCCCCGGTCGTTCCCTCCCCAACCTTGAACATCTTTACTGGGATCAGACCAGAGAAGATCACAGAGTAAACCTGTATCTGGTACATCAGTTGGCCGGAGTAAAGATCTAATTTGATCTAAATTATTCAGCTCAGGAGAAAGACCCCCATGCATGCAGAGAATCTTTTCATCAATCAGGGCTGCAACTGGTAGGCAGTTGAAACAATCCGTAAATGTCTTCCATAGCCTCACATTGAATCTTCTCTTACACTCATCATAAAATCCATATATACGGTTTATAGAAGCACATTCATGGTTTCCTCTCAAGAGGAAAAAATTCTCAGGGTACTTTATTTTGTATGCAAGGAGAAGACATATTGTTTCTAAACTTTGCTTGCCTCGATCCACATAATCTCCCAAGAACAAGTAATTGGAATTAGGAGGTAATCCGCCATACTCAAAAAGCCTTAAGAGATCCGAGTATTGACCATGTATGTCACCTGAAAACCATAAACAGAGTGTACATTTTAAGAATTCATGACATTAAGTTTGGGTTCAAATACTAGATTTATGATCCTAGATCTCAAAACAATATCCAGACTTCAGCATAGTTATGATTAACTTCTGCATGCTTAGCCATTATAGTCTACTTAGCTCTTGTGCACAATAAAAAAACACACTTACATATCCAATCATTTTGGCAGTAGCTAAAAGAAATGAAACTTTCCATACTTGACCCAACCATAAACAAGCTCAATAGTGCCTCTGACAAGTGATGACTTCAATATATCCTCAGGGGGAAAAAGTTATCCGGTAGATATCATAAATGCAGGACAAACAAATTACTATTATCTGTTCTTATATAAGCTCAAAATTTACTTAATATCCAGTGACCTAATAACTTGTCCTAGATACTAAAGCATCAGACTACAAGAAACATGGTAGAACACTTTTCATATGCCTATCCTTCAGCATCAGTTATGTCTTGTAATTAAAAATCACGCACCATGTAGCAAGCGTAGGTCAAAAAGAGCGGCTAACAACCCCTACATTACCTGTAAACCATGCAAATGGAACTAAACATTCCAACTTCCAATTAAAATCGCAAATGACttaacaaaaagttgattcgtAAGCCTCCAAAACTACGCGAATTATCCAATACGCAGGACACTAAGAAACATAAAGCATAAAAAGAGTCATCGAGATAGCACAGTGCACTCCAAAGCAAAGCAACTCAATCTAAGTTTCATAATAATAACCGGGTTTTCATCATACACGATTCGAATCTATATTGAATTATGCAGTCGTGTCCACACAAAAACACCAAATCTTTTGTCCAGATACAAATGACCACCAAAACAAACATTCCCAAAGCTTTGAAGGGTCTACCAAGACAAAAACATACCCTTTTAAAGTTAACCAAAACTATTCACTCCAACATACAAACATGGGCTCCTCTAAAAACTTTACCACAATTATTATATGATCTTAGTGAATTACCAAAGTACCAACCATGACCAAGTAATTGCCTAATCAAATCAAATAAATGGGTTGCCAAATTAACCACATAGGATTCCAAATTCAACCAAGTAAACAAAACCCAGTAAGCAAAAACCatcaaaaattgaaactttgaaacAAACAAGAACAAAGTTTGGATTTTTATACCACAAATCTTGATGGGTGCTTCAAGCTCTAACAAATTGGGCTGTTGCAAGAAGATATCTTTAGAGGCAGAGCAGAGTTGTCGGATCTCGGACTCGGATAGCTGCACCTGCTTTCCGGGTCGGCCTCGGACTTCAAGAAGACGGCTGATGATGTCATCAAGAACCGATTGGTCCATTAGTCAAACGGTTGAAGTCAACGGCTATGGAAAATAATTGAAAGACTGAAACTTGAAgaaaggaggagaaggagaaggagaaggagaagagagggAGTGAAAGAAAAGCATGAGACTTTCTTTGGTGGAAAATGGTGGTTGTCGTTTTGTGGAGAAAGGGATGTCGTTTCAGAGTGGTGGTGTTTGGGACTTTCTTGTGTTTTATGAGTGGGAGGAGGAAATGTGGGGAAGTGCTTTTTGAGTTTGAGGAGAGAGGGACAGGAGACCAAATAGGAAACAAGAAATGGGTGGTCCTCATTGCAACTCGATTATAAATTCGTTATTGTATAGGagatttttcttattttttcccttcttcttcttcagttcttcttctatTTAACCGACAAACCAAAAAGATTATCAAACATCGAAATCCACGATTATTTGAAGAGATTCACTTGTGGGATCAGAGCAGTCCGTCAATATATGATGGATTGAACGGATGTAGTAGTAAGATTGAAAAGTTGGAAAATAGAAGTAAGTCCACGATTAGTGATCGAGTCTAGCTTGAACTAAATTCGAGTTGTTTCATAAATCAAGACATAATATGAGCTTTACATGTTAAAATGCTGGAGTTAAAGTCCAACTAATTTCTTCTAAACGAAGAAAGCTTAACATTGAATTTACATGTGAATCATTTTATTTTGCAAATCAAGCTAAAACATCCAAACTTGAATCAAACTCAAATCCCGTTAAGCAATCATTCTTTCTTTTCCTATTTTTGGCATTGGTGTCCAGACTCATTCCATTAATCATTGTAAATCAATGACTGACATATCAAATCCAAGATTACTTACCAAATAGGTTAAACCGCCCTCCCCCCTAAAAACAAGGGCATATACCCAAACCGTACAAGGTCACTTCCCACTTTTTCTGACACTTGCCTGGCGGTTTTCCCCAAAACAAAAGACACAACCTGTCTTTCCAATAATACACAATTTCCGATCACCGGAAAAAGAAAACGGTGGCGAGAAAATCCGAGACCCAACAGCAGAAatgagaagaggaggaggaggttctTCT
This region includes:
- the LOC133723480 gene encoding serine/threonine-protein phosphatase PP1-like, giving the protein MDQSVLDDIISRLLEVRGRPGKQVQLSESEIRQLCSASKDIFLQQPNLLELEAPIKICGDIHGQYSDLLRLFEYGGLPPNSNYLFLGDYVDRGKQSLETICLLLAYKIKYPENFFLLRGNHECASINRIYGFYDECKRRFNVRLWKTFTDCFNCLPVAALIDEKILCMHGGLSPELNNLDQIRSLLRPTDVPDTGLLCDLLWSDPSKDVQGWGGNDRGVSYTFGPDTVTEFLEKHDLDLVCRAHQVVEDGYELFANRQLVTIFSAPNYCGEFDNAGAMMSVDDTLMCSFQILKPADKKAKFNLGSLTTAKPGNSSTGVFGSTTTAKPSNTPAGVKSLMQR